The following proteins are co-located in the Penaeus monodon isolate SGIC_2016 chromosome 35, NSTDA_Pmon_1, whole genome shotgun sequence genome:
- the LOC119594996 gene encoding penaeidin-2b-like — MRLVVCLVFLASFALVCQAQGYQGGYTRPFPRPPYGGGYHPVPVCTSCHRLSPLQARACCRQLRRCCDAKQTYG; from the exons ATGCGTCTCGTGGTCTGCCTGGTCTTCCTGGCCTCCTTCGCCCTGGTCTGCCAAGCCCAAGGGTACCAGGGTGGTTACACACGCCCGTTCCCCAGACCACCCTATGGGGGAGGATATCATCCAGTTCCTG TTTGTACTTCATGCCACAGGCTTAGCCCCTTACAAGCTCGTGCTTGCTGCAGGCAGTTAAGACGTTGTTGTGATGCAAAGCAGACATATGGTTGA
- the LOC119594995 gene encoding penaeidin-3, with the protein MRLVVCLVFLVSFALVCQGQGYKGGYTGSYSRPPYGSRPISTRPISRPATGCTSCHTITFDKAIACCRQFGRCCSALKG; encoded by the exons ATGCGTCTCGTGGTCTGCCTGGTCTTCCTGGTCTCCTTCGCCCTGGTCTGCCAAGGCCAAGGATACAAGGGCGGTTACACAGGTTCATACTCCAGACCACCCTATGGATCCCGACCTATTAGTACTCGACCAATCAGTCGTCCAGCCACTG gtTGCACTTCATGCCATACTATTACCTTCGATAAAGCTATTGCTTGCTGCAGACAGTTCGGACGTTGTTGTTCTGCATTGAAAGGATAA
- the LOC119594998 gene encoding penaeidin-4c-like: protein MRLVVCLVFLASFALVCQAQGYKGGYTRPFPRPLYGGPLTPIRPDTRLIKPGPLCNICHNVPIATIEYCCRRYGRCCHELKR from the exons ATGCGTCTCGTGGTCTGCCTGGTCTTCCTGGCCTCCTTCGCCCTGGTCTGCCAAGCCCAAGGGTACAAGGGCGGTTATACACGCCCGTTCCCCAGACCGCTCTATGGAGGACCATTGACACCCATTAGGCCTGACACTCGGCTCATCAAACCAGGGCCTC tTTGCAACATTTGCCACAACGTCCCCATCGCAACGATTGAATATTGCTGCCGTCGGTACGGTCGCTGTTGCCATGAACTGAAAAGATAA
- the LOC119594999 gene encoding LOW QUALITY PROTEIN: extensin-like (The sequence of the model RefSeq protein was modified relative to this genomic sequence to represent the inferred CDS: inserted 1 base in 1 codon) produces MKAVCIVALVAALCVAPFRAERPPPGVLRPLPRPGYEGVRTLPALLPDDVRQTRPSVRPDVPSFQRPQIQPRHPSFQTKPLPRPVGVQTLPAVLPEDLKQTRPFARPAGVNTLPADLPEDLQQTRPFVRPDVPSFQRPQIQPQHPSFQTKPLPRPVEVQTLPAVLPEDLKQTRPFARPAGVNTLPADLPEELQGSRKQTRPFVRPDVPSFQRPQIQPRHPSFQTKPLPRPVEVQTLPAVLPEDLKQTRPFARPAGVNILPADLPEELQQTRPFVRPDVPSFQRPQIQPRHPSFQTKPLPRPVGVQTLPAVLPEDFKQTRPFARPAGVNTLPADLPEDLQQTRPFVRPDVPSFQRPQIQPXHPSFIKQTKPLPRPLELPGDLKQTRPFARPAVPSFQRPNPRSLSVPQGEAEICHSCERLPFVRRGACCRRWNLCC; encoded by the exons ATGAAGGCCGTTTGTATCGTGGCTTTGGTCGCCGCGCTGTGCGTCGCTCCCTTCCGAGCTGAACGGCCTCCGCCCGGAGTGCTGCGTCCTCTGCCCCGCCCCGGCTATGAGGGCGTGCGCACTCTGCCGGCTCTTCTGCCTGACGATGTGAGGCAGACCAGACCTTCTGTTCGACCTGACGTCCCTTCCTTCCAGCGACCTCAGATCCAGCCCCGACACCCGTCCTTTCAGACAAAGCCTCTCCCCCGTCCGGTGGGAGTCCAAACACTGCCAGCAGTTCTGCCAGAGGATCTCAAGCAGACAAGACCCTTTGCTCGTCCAGCAGGAGTAAACACACTTCCTGCTGACCTTCCTGAAGATCTTCAACAGACAAGACCCTTTGTCCGCCCCGACGTCCCTTCCTTTCAGCGACCTCAGATCCAGCCCCAACACCCGTCCTTTCAGACAAAGCCTCTCCCTCGTCCGGTGGAAGTCCAAACACTACCAGCAGTTCTGCCAGAGGATCTCAAGCAGACAAGACCCTTTGCTCGTCCAGCAGGAGTAAACACACTTCCTGCTGACCTTCCTGAGGAACTTCAAGGCTCAAGGAAGCAGACAAGACCTTTTGTCCGCCCCGACGTCCCTTCCTTCCAGCGACCTCAGATCCAGCCCCGACACCCGTCCTTTCAGACAAAGCCTCTCCCCCGTCCGGTGGAAGTCCAAACACTACCAGCAGTTCTGCCAGAGGATCTCAAGCAGACAAGACCCTTTGCTCGTCCAGCAGGAGTAAACATACTTCCTGCTGACCTTCCTGAGGAACTTCAACAGACAAGACCTTTTGTCCGCCCCGACGTCCCTTCCTTCCAGCGACCTCAGATCCAGCCCCGACACCCGTCCTTTCAGACAAAGCCTCTCCCCCGTCCGGTGGGAGTCCAAACACTGCCAGCAGTTCTGCCAGAGGATTTCAAGCAGACAAGACCCTTTGCTCGTCCAGCAGGAGTAAACACACTTCCTGCTGACCTTCCTGAGGATCTTCAACAGACAAGACCCTTTGTCCGCCCCGACGTCCCTTCCTTCCAGCGACCTCAGATCCAGC CACACCCATCTTTCATCAAGCAAACGAAGCCTCTGCCTCGTCCGCTAGAGCTACCGGGGGATCTCAAGCAGACAAGGCCCTTTGCTCGTCCTGCAGTCCCATCCTTCCAGCGCCCTaatcctcggtctctctctgtgCCCCAGGGCGAAG CCGAGATCTGCCACAGCTGCGAGCGCCTGCCCTTCGTTCGCCGAGGAGCCTGTTGCAGGCGGTGGAACCTCTGCTGTTGA